Within Xanthomonas theicola, the genomic segment TTTCGCCTGCATTCGATGTTGAACTTGTGTACGCCAGCAGCAAACTGATAAAGGCCATAGATGGTTTGGGGCATACACTCAGCTTCAGTTACCATAACGGTCTATTGGACAAAGTTGCGCTGGATGATGGCAGCTATGTCCAGTATGGCTATGACGCCGCACAGAATCTGACCAGCGTCGCTCGTTCCGACGGGAGCATGCGCGTTTACAGGTATGGAGAGGCCGGCCACGCCCCAGCCGGGCGTGCACATTTGCTCACCGGTATCGAAGAAGATGGAGTTCGATACGCAACGTTTGGTTATGCCGCCGATGGGCGTGTGGCATCGAGTAGCCTGCATGCCAACGGTGCGGAGGTGGAAACCACCTCTATCGTGTACTCGGGTACAAGCAGCGCCCAAGTGCTGCAGCCGAACGGCGCAAGCTATACGTATCAATTCGGGCAAGGTCTTTTCCGACAGGTCGAAGGCATCAGTGGGCCGAATGGCGCTACGACGATGAGCTTCGATGCGGGGCGGCCCATTGCTTCCACGGATAGATTGGGGAACTCCACGCAATTCAGTTATCAAGATTCCCTGTCCGGCCAAACCACCTCGTCCAGCACCACGACAGAGGGGAGTGGCACCTCTTACTCGCGGTCGCAGACGATCACGCGCGATTCGGAAAATCACGTGGTCGGACAGGTGTCGAGTAACAGTAGCGGAGCACTCTCACTGTCGCGCGCGGTCTACAGTGCGGGACTCGTCGCTTTTCGCTGCCAATACGACACGTCGGTTTCAACTGCGTCGGCCTATGTGTGCGGTTCCCAGGCCGACGCCCCGGCTTCCGTTCGACAGGTCGCTTATCGTTATTGCACCGACACCGACACCGCCAATGTGGCGAGCAACTGCTCGAAGATAGGACTCTTGAAACGTGTCGATGGCCCACGAACCGACATCGGCGACACCACCAGCTACACCTACTACGCCTCCGACGACGCATCCTGCGCCACATCGCCCGCCACCTGCCCGCACCGCAAAGGCGACCTCTGGAAGGTCACCAACCCCCTGGGCCAGGTGACCGAGGTCCTGGCCTATGACGGCGCCGGCCGCGTGTTGTCGGTGAGAGACCCCAACGGCACCATCACCGACTCCACCTACCACCCGCGCGGCTGGCTCACCGCCAGCAAGGTCCGCGGCGCCGACGACGCCAGCGAGAGCGGCGACCGCATCACCCGCATCGACTACTGGCCGACCGGCCTGGTCAAGCAGGTGACCCAGCCCGATGGCGCGTTCACCGCGTTCACCTACGACGCCGCACACCGGCTGACCGATATCGCCGACAACGCCGGCAACACCGTCCACTACACCCTGGACAACGCCGGCAACCGGGTCAAGGAAGACACCAAGGACGCCGGTGGCACGCTCAAGCGCACCTTGTCGCGCGTCTACAACCAACTCGGCCAGCTGGCCACGCAGGCTACCGCCAAGGGCGATCCGACCGACTTCGGCTACGACGCCAACGGCAACGCCACCGCCGTCACCGACGCGCTCGGGCACAAGACCCAGAACGACTACGACCCGCTCAACCGCCTGGCGCGCACGCTCCAAGACGTGGGCGGCATCGCGGCCGAGACCAAGTTCGGCTACGACGCGCTGGACAACCTGACCCAGGTCACCGACCCGAAGGGCCTGGACACCACCTACGCCTACAATGGCCTGGGCGACCTGACCAAGCTGACCAGCCCGGACACCGGCGTCGCCACGTACACCTACGACAGCGCCGGCAACCGCGCCAGCCAGACCGACGCGCGCAACGTCAAGACCACCTACCGCTACGACGCCCTGAACCGGCTGACCCAAGTGACCTATCCAACCAGCCGCCTCGACGTCGCCTACACCTACGACGTGAGCCAGAGCACCTGCGCCCGCGGCGAGACCGACGCCATCGGCCGCCTGACCCGGATGCAGGACGGCAGCGGCCACACCGACTACTGCTACGACCGCTTCGGCGACCTGGTGCGCAAGGTGCAGACCACCAACGGCAAGGTATTCGTGCTGCGCTACGCCTACACCAAGGCGGGCCAACTGAGCCGGCTGACCTATCCCGACGGTGCCGCGGTGGACTACGTGCGCAACACCCAGGGCCAGGCCACGGAAGTGGGGGTCACCCCGGCCGGCGGCACGCGGCAGGTCCTGCTGGGCAATGCGACCTACTACCCGTTCGGCCCGGTGGCGGGCTGGTCCTACGGCAACGGCCGCCCGATGCAACGCGTGCTGGACCAGGACTACCGTCCGCTGGCGGTCAGCGACACCCGCCGCGACGGCTTGAATACCGGCTTCGCCTTCGACCCGGCCGGCAACCTCAGCGCCCTGACCGCGGCAGGCAACACCGCCCCGGTGGTGAGCCTGGACTACGACGGCCTGGGCCGGCTGACCGCGTTCAAGGACGGCCCGACCGGCACCGTGATCGACGGCTACAGCTACGACGCCACCGGCAACCGGCTCAGCGCCCGGGTCAACACGACGACGCAGAGCTACCGCTACCCGGCCGACAGCCACCGCCTGGGCGCGGTGGCCGGCACCGCGCGCAGCTACGACGCCAGCGGCAACACCACCGCCATCGGCGGCGCGGCCCGGCAATACGCCTACGACGACACCGGCAGGATGCGCCAGGTCACCCGTGGCGGCGCAGTGGTCATGACCTACCGCTACAACGGCCGCGGCGAACAGGTGCAGCGCAGCGGCGCAGCCACCACCACCACCGTGTACGACGAGGCCGGCCACTGGCTGGGCGACTACGACGGCAACGGCGCACCCGTGCAACAAGCGATCTGGCTGGACGACCTGCCGGTAGGCGTACTGGCCAAGAACAGCCTGCGCTACGTGCAGCCGGACCACCTGGGCACCCCGCGCGCGGTGATCGACCCGGTGCGCGACGTGGCGATCTGGCGTTGGGACCTGAAGGGCGAAGCCTTCGGCAACACCTCGCCCGACCAGGACCCGGACAAGGACGGCACCGCGTTCGTGTTCGACATGCGCTTCCCGGGGCAGCGCTACGATGCGGCCAGTGGGCTGAACTACAACTACTTCCGCGACTACGAGCCAGACGGTGGGCGCTATATCCAGCCTGATCCAATCGGTTTCGCTGGCGGAATTTCAATGTTTTCCTATGTTGAATCTTCACCTTTCAGCCGCGTTGATCCACTGGGACTGAAGAAGTGGGATTTCGATGGTCCGGGAGATACTTCTGTCTGTCAGTACTATCAGGCGTTAGTTGACCAAAGTGGCTCTTGTTACTATAAGCAGGCTGCGAAATCTTGTAGAGGTGAGAATACAATTGTCAACGAGGCTATCAGAATGGGGATGAGGTATGCGTGGCTAAAAAACCGCACCTCTGATTCGGAAAGTGTAATATTGAATAAGATAAGAAATGGCCTTGTTCGTGAAGATAGACGCTATTCGGTTCGCGATGAGCAAGGACGCGTCGTGCGAGAGCCATACGGAAGCATGATTGATGAATATCATCGCAAGGTTTTCAATGAGGCTGGGATAAGTCCCTTGTTTTATGGAGGGTCTTTGTGGCCGCGAGGCGTTTACCCGAATTATGTTCCGCAGGTCGGCGATGGTTCTGAGAGCTTAATCCAGTCATACTTAGGTCAATCCCCAGTGGGTGCGTCGCGCGATAACGAATGCAGTTGCGATTGGTGATCAAATGAAAATTGCAAAATGGATTGTAATTTTATTATCATTAAGCGTCGCTCTAGGGCTTGCCTATGATACTATTGGCGCCAATCAGCACCTGATTGATAGTGGGGTAGGGGTTTCGTGGTATGTGCGTTATGTGATTTTTTTTCCTGGCGCCACTCTGTGCGCATACCTATTGGCTTCCTTGGTGGCGGCAAGTAGATGGTCACATTTTGTTGTCGCGGTGTTTCTCTTGCTTCCTGCTCTGATAATATTGCATTTTGTTGTCTCGGTCATGAATGCTCATACTGGCAATGTATATTGGGGGTGGCAAATATTGGAAATTGCCCTGACTTATTTCGCATGGACACGGACAGGGAAATGTTGGTCCAAGTCGGCTTGATATCTAAGGTCAGCCTGGACCGCGACGACC encodes:
- a CDS encoding RHS repeat domain-containing protein, with the protein product MGLLKRVDGPRTDIGDTTSYTYYASDDASCATSPATCPHRKGDLWKVTNPLGQVTEVLAYDGAGRVLSVRDPNGTITDSTYHPRGWLTASKVRGADDASESGDRITRIDYWPTGLVKQVTQPDGAFTAFTYDAAHRLTDIADNAGNTVHYTLDNAGNRVKEDTKDAGGTLKRTLSRVYNQLGQLATQATAKGDPTDFGYDANGNATAVTDALGHKTQNDYDPLNRLARTLQDVGGIAAETKFGYDALDNLTQVTDPKGLDTTYAYNGLGDLTKLTSPDTGVATYTYDSAGNRASQTDARNVKTTYRYDALNRLTQVTYPTSRLDVAYTYDVSQSTCARGETDAIGRLTRMQDGSGHTDYCYDRFGDLVRKVQTTNGKVFVLRYAYTKAGQLSRLTYPDGAAVDYVRNTQGQATEVGVTPAGGTRQVLLGNATYYPFGPVAGWSYGNGRPMQRVLDQDYRPLAVSDTRRDGLNTGFAFDPAGNLSALTAAGNTAPVVSLDYDGLGRLTAFKDGPTGTVIDGYSYDATGNRLSARVNTTTQSYRYPADSHRLGAVAGTARSYDASGNTTAIGGAARQYAYDDTGRMRQVTRGGAVVMTYRYNGRGEQVQRSGAATTTTVYDEAGHWLGDYDGNGAPVQQAIWLDDLPVGVLAKNSLRYVQPDHLGTPRAVIDPVRDVAIWRWDLKGEAFGNTSPDQDPDKDGTAFVFDMRFPGQRYDAASGLNYNYFRDYEPDGGRYIQPDPIGFAGGISMFSYVESSPFSRVDPLGLKKWDFDGPGDTSVCQYYQALVDQSGSCYYKQAAKSCRGENTIVNEAIRMGMRYAWLKNRTSDSESVILNKIRNGLVREDRRYSVRDEQGRVVREPYGSMIDEYHRKVFNEAGISPLFYGGSLWPRGVYPNYVPQVGDGSESLIQSYLGQSPVGASRDNECSCDW